The following is a genomic window from Methanoculleus thermophilus.
GAAGACCGCGGACCAGGCGATGAGGAAGGCGTCGGGCGTGAAGATGCTCACCAGATCCACAAACGTGATCCCCACGATCAGCGTAAATAGCCCGTAGATAAAGGTGAGCAGCGTCTGTTGCCTGATGATCCGGTAGGCATTGAATATGACTGCGATAAGAAGTGCTCCTAAAAGAAGCGTCACAGTCGAAAGCATCTGCTGCATTGTCTCGATTTGCATTCTCTTCCACCTATATTTGCTCTTTGACCTTCCTCACCGAGATGATCGTCTGGATATCCTTAACCCCCGGGAGGCCAGAGAGGGGGATTAGCACACTCCGCTTCAGTTCGGCGATGTTCTGGACCCTGACCTTGACAAAGAAGTCTCCAGGTTCTAGAATCTCATAGATCTCAAGGATGCTGGGGAGATTCCGCAGAAATTCCTCGACCTCCGATTTATCATCGGGCTGAGCCCTGATGTTCAGAAAGGCGATAAGCGTATGCTCAAAACACTTCTGGTTGATGACAATCGTAAATCGTTCGAGGATACCGGCACTTTTCAGTTTCTCGATTCTCTTAAAGACCGTCGACGGTGCGATGCCCAGCATCGAGCCGAGCTCTGCCATAGACATTCGCCCGTCTCTCTGCAGTTCTCGAAGAATCGCATCGTCAATCTCATCCATTCTAACAGTAATTACAGATTCTTATATATTAAACCTCTGTATTTGGATTAGATAATCATGTGGATATTTCATACTTTTATGGTGTTATTCCAAAGATATTGGATATTTACAGGAATATTGAACTCCAATAAAAAAATATGATATGTTCAGGCGAGATTGGAAATAAATATCAAAATATTGCCGGGATCAGGAAATGTCTTTTCGATATCTATGGATGATTGCTCCTCCCGGATTGACGATTCTCGCGGGCCCAAAATCTCCTGCTGCTTCCCGAATGGCCGTATCGATGAACTTTCGGGCCGCCGCAAATGCGCGGCGCGCAGACTCTCCCCGGGCGAGGTGAGCGGCAAGCGCCGCAGAGAAGCAGCATCCCGACCCATGCACCGAGTAAGGGTACCGCTCCCCGGAGAGTTGCATCACTCCATCCGCGTCAAGAAAGAGATCGACGACCGCGCTACCGGAAAGATGCCCTCCCTTCATAATTACGGCCTGAGCGCCGAGGTCGAGGATGCGCTCGCCGGCTCTGGCCATATCCTCAACGCTTTCGATCCTCATCCCGGCGAGCACCTCTGCTTCCGGCAGATTCGGCGTGACGACCGCGGCTTTGGGGATGAGCAGTTCGGTGAGATCCTTGATTGCATCCTCTGCAAGCAGCCGGTGGCCTGACGTCGAGATCATCACGGGATCGATGACGAGGGTCGCCTCCTCCGGCAGGGTCTCAGCGACGGCCCGGATGACGGATGCGTTTCCGAGCATTCCCGTCTTCCATGCTCCGATTGCAAAATCGTCCGCGACCGCCGCGATCTGGGCCCGGACTGCCTCAGGAGGAAGCATCCAGGCTCCCCGCACTTCACGAGTGTTCTGAGCCGTGACTGCCGTAATTACCGTCAGCCCCCACACCCCGAGGGCCGTGAACGTCTTTAGGTCCGCCTGGATGCCCGCTCCCCCTCCAGAATCCGAACCCGCTATAGAGCAGGCGGCGATCATCCTTGCATGTGCCATTTCCTCAATTGTCGGCGCAGATCCGCATGAACATTTGCCTCTTCCCCGCCACTCCCTTTATCTCGTCGTGCGCCGACCACTCATATAATGGATGTAGAAGAGTTCAGCCGCCGGCACCTCGCTGCCGGCACCCCTGACGACGATATCGTGCGCTTTCTTGCAGAAGATATCCTCACAATCAAGCGTAACCGCGTAACCCCTGCCTACGCCGAGGCGTTCGCCCGTGCGGTCTTAACTGAAGCGAAGAATTCAACCGGTCTTTCCGGCGACCTCTTCACCTACGAGCCCTCAGGCTCGACGATGGGTGAATTCGGCGTCGGATCACGGGGGTCCGGCGACTTCTTCGCCCATCGGCAACTCGCCCGGATCATCGGCCGGACGAAAGCGGCGGTCGGCGTCGATGAGATGGACGATGCCGGCGCTGTCCGTGCGGACGGCGATTATATCGTCATCACCGTCGATGGAATGCACTCTCGTCTCTCCGACTTTCCATTCCTCGCCGGGTTCCATGCCACCCGGGCGACGCTCCGGGATGTCTACGTCATGGGTGCGAAACCCGTCGCCCTCCTCTCCGACATCCACGTCGCCGATGACGGCGATGTCGCAAAGATCTTTGATTATACCGCTGGAGTCTCCGCCGTCGGCGAGGCGATGGGCGTTCCGCTCGTGACCGGCTCGACCCTGCGCATCGGCGGGGACATGGTGCTCGGCTCCCGGATGACCGGGTGCGTCGGCGCCGTCGGGGTCGCCCGGCACCTCACGGCAAGAAAGCAGATCACTCCTGGCGACGTCCTCCTCATGACCGAGGGGGCCGGGGGCGGGACGATTGCCACCGCTGCGATCTACTCCGGGTTCCCGGAGGTCGTCGAGGAGACGATCAACCTCCACTTCCTCAAGGCCTGCGAGGCGCTCCTTGCAAGCGACGTCCTCTCCGGCATCCACGCCATGACCGATGTCACGAACGGCGGGCTGCGGGGCGACGCCTACGAGATGGCGGAGACCGCAGGCTGCCGGATCGTCATCGTCGAGGACGAACTCCGGACTCTTGTGCAGCCCAAAGTCCTCTCGATGCTCGATGCCCTCGAGATCGACTACCTCGGCGTCTCGCTCGACGCTCTCCTGGTTGTCGCGCCGCCGGAACTCGCGCCCGAGATCCAGCGTGTCGTCGCGTCCGCAGGCGTCGTGATGAAAGAGGTCGGTTACGTCGAGGAAGGAGCTCCCGAGTCGGTGCTCTCCGTCAACGGCGAGATCCGTGACTTCTCGCCCCGGTTCCGGGAGTCGGCCTACACGCCGGTCAAGAAGGTCGTGGACGAGGACAAAAGGGATTTCGATGAGATGAAGGTAGGGGTTGAGCGGGCGGCGGAAGCGGCGCTCCAGAAGAAGCTCCGGATCCTCTCCCGGCTTCGCTCCTCTTAATCTTCCGGTTTTTTGCCCGCTGCGCAGACGTTATACGCCAGGTACGGCAGTTTCTCCTCGATGATGGGCTCCACTTTCCGGGCGAGGTTAAAGACCGGATCAGCGAGGTTTAAGTGCGCAAACGAGCATCGGCTGACCGAGAGGTCCTCGAATCCTGCCTCCCGGAAGAGTGACTCAATCTCGGCGTTGGTGTAGTAGTGCTCGTTAAAGTCCCCGACTCCAACCTTCTTTAAGCCGACCATCTCTCCTATGTGATAGATGACCGGGACGATGCTCGTAAAGACAGTCCGCGAGAGTGTGCAGACCGCGATCCGGCCGCCGGGTTTCAGGACCCGGTAGGCCTCGCGGAGCATTCCCTCCGGGTTTGGGATGTAACTGAAGGCGAGCAGGCTTGCGAGAGCATCGAAGGTGGAGTCCCGGAACGGAAGGATATCGGCCGTTCCAACGCAAAACTCGCACTCGGGGCAGCGCTGCCGCCCATGTTGAACCATTCTAGGGCTGATATCGAGTCCTACAGCTCGACCCCCTTCAGCGACGTAGCGCTGGACAAAAAGCCCTGTCCCACACCCGAGGTCGAGAAGGTACCCACCCTTCGGGAGTTCTCTCATCACGTGATCCGAGATGTGGCCGTGGTAATACTTCCCGCGGTGGCCGTCGTAGCGGTCGTCGTAGATATCCGCAACCTCATCATAGTGCTGCTGTACTTTCTTCACTGAACACCTCCCGGGCAATTCGGGCAAGTAGTGCATTGAGCTGCACAAAGTCGTCCGCATTATGGCAGAGACGGTGGTCCGCATCGGCGAGTGCGATGGCAAGCGCCGGATGATTGTATTCCCGCCTGACCACCTGCCGGAGCTCGCCGACGACCTCCCGCGCCGAGAGCCCATACTCGATCATCAGCGACTCAACGATCCTCTTTGCCGCTGCAAAATTGCCGGCCCGGATAGCATCGAACGCGGATGTTGCGACGTTTCCGGTCTCCGAGCGCGAGAGATCCGCGAGGTCGAAGTCCTTCTTTGATTGTGCGGCGATCTGAGCGTACATAATCGCCCGCCGCAGGTCGCCCTGCGCCGCGTGTACGATCAGGTCGAGGTCATCGGCCGGGATTGTGGCCCCCTCTAGAGCGAGGATCTCGTTGAGACGGGCACGGATGACCTCACTCTCAAGCGGGGCAAAGAAGATCGGCAGGCAGCGCGACGCGATAGCCGGGATGATCGCCGACGGCCGGGTGGTGACAAGGATGAACCGGCAGGTGGCGCTATAGCGCTCCATCGTCCGGCGCAGAGCCTGTTGCGCCTCAAACGTCAGGCTCTCAGCATCCTCAAAGACCATCAGTTTGAAGTCGGCATCGAGCGGTCGCATCGAGGCGTACCACTTCACGATCTGCTTGAAATTAACGATCAGGCTCAGATCTTTGCGGTAGATCTGGGCGAATCGTTCATCTGTTTCAAGAGCGCTCTTCCCCTTCCCAAGGAGGTCGGCGGCGCTGAGGATGGTCGTATTTGCCTCCCAGGTCTCGCCGTAGAGCCGTTTTGCGAGGCTTTCCACAGCGATAGACTTGCCGGTGCCGTGCGGGCCGGAGATGAGCATATGCGGCACGCTCCGCGTATCCGCAAACGTCATCAGGTGGCGGACGACTCTCTCCTGCCCGACGATCTCCTCGCATCCCTTGGGTCGGTGGATCTCACTCCAGAGCATGGGCCAGTCTCTCTCTCATCTCATCTATTGCTGCCCTAAGAAGATAGGCATTATCAAGCGAGGCGATCAGGCGTTCTCCCTCCCCCGGCTCAAGGGAGGTACATGCCGTGGTGATCGCAGGGAGAGCACGTGTCACCTCATCGACGATCGTGAGGTTTGCCGTCCGCGCTGTCCGGGAGAGCGGGTTTAAGTCGATGGTAATGACGGTCTTGCCCATCTTTCGGAGCGCTTCGCAGCGATCCCCGTCCTCGAGGGGGACCAGGATGACATCAGCGTCTCCAATCCCCTCCGGGAGACAGAGCGCACGGTCGTGGGAGAGCGGGATGAGCCGCTCCGGCGTACCTGAAAGAACCCGGACGCCGTGCTCTTCAAGCAAGTTGGTGATCAGCCGGATCCGCTCGTCAGTCCGGTGGAAGAGGTTCACCTCGACATCGGCATTGCTTGCCCTCTGCAGTTCAGCGATCTCTCTTGCCGCAAGCGCCGCCGTGTTCCCGTTCACCGATATCACCGCATGCCGGGCGGATAGAAGCATCGCGGCGGCCGTCCGGGCGGCAAGAAGTGCGCTCTCCGTTGTCTTTTCGCCGATCAGGTAATCGAACGCCTCCCCGCGCCCGTGGGAGGCAAGCCCCTCGAGGGCGACGATGCCCTCGCGGGCGCACTCGGCAAGCCGTTCACGGACGACAAGAGAGCGGTAGCGTGGATGGTCTTTTGGGATCATGGTCTCATCTCGATCAGGTATGCGCCGCGGCGTGCGACGCAAAGCCGGTAGACCTCCCCGAACCGGGAGAGGACCGCCTCCGCACCGTTGCCGCAGGCGAAGACGCCGTTTCCCAGCATCGTCATGCTCGCCGGGACACCTGCAGTATCGCAGGCCTGGAGCACCTCTCGTACCTCTGCCGCAATAAGCCCGCTGCTTTCGGCAAATCTGCGCGAGAGACGGCAGAAGTCGGCAAGATCCCGGGGGCAGCGGTCCGGGTACGCGGCGGCTATCCGGGCCATCGCCTCGGGCGACGAGAGGACCGAGGCGGTCGGGAGTGGACCGAGGCTTATGGCGTAGAGTGGTTCCTCCGGGTAGATGCGGGTGATCTCTGCATGGATGCCTGCACCTTTTCTGCAGACAACCCCGCCTGCCTGGATCGCGGCGACGTCCCCTAGACCGGTCCGGTGCAGGACCTCGGCTTCGTGGGCATAAGCAGCCACCTCCTCTGCGGTAAGAGTGAGGGCGAAGAGTTCGTTTGCGGCCGTGAGTGTCGCAAGAAGCGCAGCCGCCGAGAGTCCGAACCCGGCCCCGATAGGTAGCCGGCACTCCGTGGTGACGCGGGCGGCAACACCCAGCCGATCGAGGGCATACTCGATCGGCGGCGACCCGGCGAACGCGTGGCCCTGGTGGATCACCCGGACGCTCGTCTCGCGGGCCGGCTCAACCGTCGAACGCACCCCTTCATTGATGACCACGCCGGCCCCGATGCTCCCGGTCGATGCAGGGTCGCTCCCCTCGACGCGTCGGAAGTAGCCGGATATGTGCCCGGGGGAGAAGGCTACAGCAGTCTGGACCATATCGCCGCAGCGACCTCCTCCTTGGTCCCGGAGATCTCGGTAGTCTCCCCGGTGGTCATGATCCGAAACGATCCCGCCGCCGCGCCCATCGTCGGGGGTGTGTTCACGACGACAACGCTTGCGCCTGCTTCAAGCATCGCCCTTGCCCGCTCCTCCTCGTTCCAGCCCAGTTTGAATGCCACCGTCATCGGCCGGTAGGTCTTCATAACCTCGCTGATGATCTTTGGGAGAGGATTGAGCCGTATGCTCAGCGGCTCTCCGCTTGGGATCTTTCCCTCCCGGCGCTCGGGGGCAAAGTCCGATATCGCCGCGGCGCTGATGTAGATATCGACCCCCTCGTCCCGGCAGACCGAGAGGACGGCATCCCGCATCTCGGCCGCAGTCGTGGCGCGGATATTTCTCACGCACGGGAATGAGCCGCTGTGCACCACCGTCACGTCGGCCCCGAGCCGGAAGGCCGCGAGGGCGAGGGCTCGCCCCATCTGGCCCGTCGACCGGGTGGTGAGGACCCGGACGTCGTCGAGGGGCTCCGCACACGCCCCGCTCGTGATGAGAACCTTCTTTCCGGCGAGCGGATGGCCCATCACTGCCCGTTCGGCGTGAAGGACGATCGTCTCGTTATCGGCGATCTTCGCCTTCCCCTCCTCGATCCTCGGGTCGACGACGACGATGCCCCAGGACTGGAGTCGTCGGAGGTTCTCCCTGACCCCCGGATGGTTGTACATACTCTCGTGCATCGCCGGGACGACCACCACCGGCATCCCTCGGCCAAGCGCCGTCGTCGCGAAGGTGGTCACCGGAGTATCGTCGATCCCGCAGGCGATCTTGCTGATGGTATTTGCCGTGCAGGGGGCGATGAGGAGGAGGTCTGCCGCCCCGCCCTCCCCGCAGTAGAGGACATGCTCCACAAGGCCGGTGATCCGGGTGATCGTTTGCCGGCCGGTTGCGTAGGTCAGGGCGTCGGGGTGGATGATCCCCGCCGCTGCATCCGTCATGACCGCCTGCACCGTCGCACCCCGGCGGCGCAGCGCGTGGGCGAGTTTCACCGTCTCGACGGCTGCAATGCTCCCCGTTACGGCAAGCACCACCGTCTTTCCTGAGAGTGTCATCACGATATCGTCACATCCTGCACCATATGCCATGCGTGCGGGCCGTATTTCTTCACCCGGCGGGAGGTTACTGCCGCCTCAAGGCCGGCCTTGGCGACCTCTTTCTGGATCGTTTCGGTCGCGTTCCCGATGCTGTGGACGTGGAGCACGCTCCCGCTCCGGACGTGAGCGAGGGCATCGGCAAGCATCGAGGGTGCATCGAAGTGACCCATCAGGATCCGATCATAGATGCCGGAGAGATGCTCCCTGCAGTCCCCAAGAACTCCCGTGACCCGGTCCGCGAGATTGTTTGCCATAATGTTTCGTTGAAGGTATTCAAAGGCTATTGGGTTGATCTCCATTGCATGGACCTGTGCACCGCTCATGGCCGCGGGTATCGAGAAGTAACCGATTCCTGCAAACATATCGGCGATGCGTTCGCCGGGCCGGACAAGGGAGGCGATTCTTGCCTTTTCTATACGGTTTCCCTGAGCAAACATCACCCGTGTCGGGTCAAGGATGAACGTGTAGCCCTGCTCGCGGTGGCGCACCTCGCCGGCGGTCCCGTAGAGCACCTCCACGTCCGGGATGCGCATCACACCCGTATACCCTTTCACCCGGATGACGCCTCGGGGGCGGCAATGCTCCACGATCGCGGCAAGTTCGTCCTTTGTCGGTGCGTCGCCGTGGAGGATCGCGATATCCCCGACGAGGTGATATCCCCGGCCCCGGTATCGCGTACGCTCGGGGAGATTCTCGTCGGCAGGATAGCCTTCCCGGACCGGGACCCAGGCGGTCCCGTCCCGGACGTAAGGCCGGCGGGTCGGGTCGACCCACTCCTCCCCCGCAAGATCGGCGAGGGTGTTCGCCGGCACTTTGCGCGCACGCATGGGAATCACCCGACGATGACCAGGCGATCCTCCACCTCATCGCGGAGCACCCGGATTGGCTGCCCCTCCACCGGGAACGTCCAGGGCACCGCATTCACCTCTTTGGTCTGGTAGGTCTTTGGGTCCATCAGTCCTACGGCGCCCGGTTGCGTGAAGACCACGAGCGCGGACTCGGCCTCGCGAACGTTTCCGATGAGGCGCTCCACCTCATCCTCAGTGAGGGTCCGGGCCGTGCCGTTCTGCAGGTCAAAGACCCGGAGACGTTGCCCGTCAATCTCACGCACCTCAAAGTAGCCGCCCCGGGCGACCACCACGTCGCCTTTCTGGTAGAACGGCAGCCGAATCGAGTAGGTGATCCGGTAGAGTGCCCTTCCCTCCTTCTCACCGACCAGTTTCGGATGGGTTGTAAACCGTCCGCCGAGCGCTCCGGTTATCATCCTTGAGATCTCAAGGCCGAGGTGTTGTGTCCCGACGGTGATATCGACGCCGTCTTTTGTGTCCTGGAGATCCGATATGAACGAGAAACGGTCGCCCGACTGCTGGAGCGACTCTTCGACCTGCTCCGCAATCCTTGCGGCAACTTCGCGCTCGTAGGCGTTGATCTTTCTGTTCGTAGCCCGTACCTGGACGATCCCCTCGTAGTAGCCCCCGGAGATGCGGCTGCACCGGTCGCAGGACTCCTTCTGCCAGATGATCTCGGTCTCGCAGGTCTCCTTCACCGGGACCCCATACATCGTCGCTTCCACCTCGACGGTGCAGGTCGTCCTGTTCGGCCCGGTCTCCTGCGACCGGACGGTGACCCGGATATCCTTTGCATCCTCGTGGATGCTCGTCGCCGATACCGCCAGTTCGGCGATCAAGTCCTCACGCGGCATCTGCAGGTCCGACCAGGTCTTGCCGCGCTTCTGCGAGTCGCAGACCGGACAGTAGACCGCCGTCACCCGGGGCTGGCAGGTGAGTAGTCGGACATCCGCGGCCCGGCACTGCGGACAGAGCCCTTCTTCGGTCGGCTGCCCGCATCGGGGGCAGATGCTCGTCTGGATGGTCATGGGATTATATCCTGAATATCTGAGCATGGGGGACGTCGCCGATCATGATGCAGTCCTCCTCATTGACGAGCCCCATGGCTTCTGCGAGGGCTACGACACGCTTCCCTATTATATTAACGTTATCGGCACCGGCAAGAGCTCTCCTGACATCTTCCTCAGCAACACGCTCCGTGCCGTAAAATTCTCTGGTGATGCAGACTTCCACGTCGCCGTGCATCAGGGTGACGTCGAGCAGCTCGGAATCGCAGGCAGCCACCACTTCACCGGCGCCCGGTATACGGTGCACTTTCAAGTACATTGCAGATATCTTGATCGGGAATCATCAAAAAGGTGCGCTGTTGCCTCAAGGAAGGGCAATATCAACGCCGTAGGTGCGGGATGGCGTCTCGACATGGATGCGCCAGGCATCCTCTTCGGTGATGAGTCCTTCCTCGAGGTACCTGCGTGTGAACCGCGGAACGGACTTCGGCCCGATGACCGCTCCGGGCCGGCTGTTCTCGTCCATGTAGTCGCTCTCCATGGTGAACCGCCGCCCCTCGCGGGCAAGCGCGGGAATATCCTCGTGCCGCGCGATGAAGGAGGGCATGAGCGGGGTCTCCGGCGTCGCAAAGTGTTTGACGACCCTCTCGATCGGGATACCCGCTTCGGCGGCCATCTCGACGACATCGATGCAGGGTCCGCTCTCGGCGTGGAGCTGGACGGCGCAGCCGTGTTCGGCGCCAAGTTCGAGTGCGTGGAAGAGGACCGCGTTTGAGGCGCTAAGCACCTCCGGCGGGACCTCGTAGTGGGGCCGACCGCTCTTGAGAGCAACAGCCCGTCCCTCCTCGACGTAGCGGGCCGCAAGGTCGAGACCGGCCATCATGACCGCGGCGGCCTCGTCCAGAGTCATCCGCGCCGCAAGGCGGTTCATCTCCGCAGGGTGGACCCCGAGGACCGGGTAGACGACGAGTCCGGTCTCGCGGACCATCTCGGCTACCCGGAGCGTCGCCTCGAAGACCTCCCGGTAGTCCTCGCCAGACGAGGGTTCGATCCCGAACGACCAGGAGGGCTTTGAGACCAGGAAGATGTGCGTCCCCCCGCTGCGGCGGAAGTCCTTCGCGGCCTCGATCCCCCGGCCGTTCACCGGGTCGATGTGGATATGGTCGTCAGTGATCGGTATCGCTGGTGGTTTCATGGATCTCGACGATCTCCATCATGGGGTAATCGTCCTCGAGGTGCAGTCGGGCCCGGCAGACGGTCGTCCCGACTGTGGTCGTGATCTCGACATCAAACATCTTTCCGGCAAGTTCCGAGTAGCCGAACCGGTTCGAGACCATCATATCCCGGTTCAGCCGGACGCGGATATCCGTCACGTAAGGCTGCAGTCCGACGGCCTGCTCGATGGCGGTCTCAACGGCGGCAGCGGTCTCGCGGGCGATCGGCGTCCCGACGAACTGGTGGTAGAGGGCGCCGAGCTTGATCCCGGCTTCGAAGGCCGCTTTCTCGCGGTCGGTGATCATGGTTAGTAGGTTGGAGGTGCGGGAGTAAGAAGGTGCGCCCCGGGGGCGATGAGAATGAGGAGGTTTTGTTTTACACGCGTTCATAAACACGCAGGAACTTTGGTTTTGTGGGGTTCGGCATCGAGGGTGGCGTAGTTGTGCCGTCTGGAGTACTGGCGGATGTGGGCATCTCTAAACATCTTTGCCGGGAGGGGGACACCCCCTCCCGGTCCCTCCCCCGCGTGGCGATATGCGATGGTTCGTAGAACCGGAGCTGGAGCACCGCCAGGTGCGACTCCCGGTGGATAGCCGTTTCACTCTTCTGAATCTGATATGATGCCGTTGTTCTCAGGCGCATCGCTCCGGTGGATGGAGCCATTATCCCATCTTCTCCCCTTTCCCCGTATCTGGGTGGCGAAGGGAGATGACCAGCCGGAGGATGACGTAGAAGACGGCGGCGACCAGCACGCACTCGAGGTAGAACCCAAGAAGCAGGAACGCAGAGAATGCCAGGTCGTGTGCAGCTGTACCTTCGGCGAGCGGCAGTGCGCTCATGATATCGTCAAGAAGCCGCCCAAAGATCGGCAATCTGTCCGCGAGCAGCGGAGGCTCGCCTCTCCAGCGGTGCGGGGTTATGAACAGGGGAAATACAAGCGGGGTCGTTGCTGCGGCGGTGACGAGCATCGCCTGAATCTTTCCGTGAAACGAGAGGACGCCTGAAACAATCGGGAACGGTGTCGCGGCCCCGGCAACCGCAAGGATCATGAGCACCAGAAAGAAGGCGAGGATGGCGTAGAGCGGTGCGGGCCCCGGATGACCCGAGGCGACGCTGGCGAACCTACCCAGACGGCCCACGCAATGGCCGCGACGAACGGTGGGATTACGAACCGCAGCCGGCTTTGGGAGAGGCGCTCGAGGAGGGGGTGGAGGTTTGCGGAGGACGATGCTCTCATCGGACCGGATCACCCTGTTTCGCGCCCGCGTGAGGCCTTCCTGGCAGAGATTCTGGCGCGGGAAGAGGGTGGTCTCGACTTAAGACCAGCAGGACAATCCAGATGATGACCAACAGAAGCCCAAGTGTGGATCCAAGCTCTTTATCGTAGTTATCCGGGCCCGGCTCCGCCATACAGGAGCCTGGGTGTTGGGTTACTTATAGTTTCTGTCCTCGCTCTCTACACGTCCGGCGTCCTGCTGCAAAAAAAATAAAACAAAACGCTTCGCCGAAAAAATAGGGCCGGCAAAGGAGGACCCGGTGTGCCGGGGGAGAAGGCATCCCCCTACCCGATCAACTTCACCAGCCCGTGCCGGGGCTCGAGCACTTCGCCGCCCCGCTTCAGCTGCTCGATGGTGTGCTCGATCTTGTCGCGGGCGAATCCCTGCTGCACCAGGATCTCAATAACCTCCTCGACCTTCGCCTGGCCGCCTCCGTCGGCGGAGGCGTTCCGGATCGCCTCCTTGACCGACCGGATGATGTCGCGCTGCGCCTTCGTGACCCCGGTCACGAGTTTGTCGATATCGAAACTCCCGGTCTCGGCGTCGTAGGCGACCTGCCGGAGAGATGCATCCACAATCTTTAAGATCCGGTCGGTATCTTCCGTATCAACGGTGTTCGAGAGCCGCATCCGGGCGCTCGCCTCCGAGAGCCGCACCAGCGCTTCGAGTTGCCGGGCGGTAACCGGGACGGGCTTGTTGCCGCTTGCGAGGTTGCGGAGACGCATGTAGTAGGCGACGAGCGCCTCCTTTGCCCCGTCGGAGAGGATGGGGAAGCATGTCCTCTTCGCGTAGGCGATGTACTTCCGGAGAAGCGACGGGTCGATGTCGGGTGTGACCGGCGCAAGGGCACGCTGGATATATGCGTCGTCGACGTTCGGCAGGGGCTTATACTCGTGCTGCTTGATCAGTTCGCCCACTGCGTGGG
Proteins encoded in this region:
- a CDS encoding 60S ribosomal export protein NMD3, which codes for MTIQTSICPRCGQPTEEGLCPQCRAADVRLLTCQPRVTAVYCPVCDSQKRGKTWSDLQMPREDLIAELAVSATSIHEDAKDIRVTVRSQETGPNRTTCTVEVEATMYGVPVKETCETEIIWQKESCDRCSRISGGYYEGIVQVRATNRKINAYEREVAARIAEQVEESLQQSGDRFSFISDLQDTKDGVDITVGTQHLGLEISRMITGALGGRFTTHPKLVGEKEGRALYRITYSIRLPFYQKGDVVVARGGYFEVREIDGQRLRVFDLQNGTARTLTEDEVERLIGNVREAESALVVFTQPGAVGLMDPKTYQTKEVNAVPWTFPVEGQPIRVLRDEVEDRLVIVG
- a CDS encoding dihydroneopterin aldolase family protein; amino-acid sequence: MITDREKAAFEAGIKLGALYHQFVGTPIARETAAAVETAIEQAVGLQPYVTDIRVRLNRDMMVSNRFGYSELAGKMFDVEITTTVGTTVCRARLHLEDDYPMMEIVEIHETTSDTDH
- a CDS encoding TatD family hydrolase, which encodes MKPPAIPITDDHIHIDPVNGRGIEAAKDFRRSGGTHIFLVSKPSWSFGIEPSSGEDYREVFEATLRVAEMVRETGLVVYPVLGVHPAEMNRLAARMTLDEAAAVMMAGLDLAARYVEEGRAVALKSGRPHYEVPPEVLSASNAVLFHALELGAEHGCAVQLHAESGPCIDVVEMAAEAGIPIERVVKHFATPETPLMPSFIARHEDIPALAREGRRFTMESDYMDENSRPGAVIGPKSVPRFTRRYLEEGLITEEDAWRIHVETPSRTYGVDIALP
- a CDS encoding DUF424 domain-containing protein → MYLKVHRIPGAGEVVAACDSELLDVTLMHGDVEVCITREFYGTERVAEEDVRRALAGADNVNIIGKRVVALAEAMGLVNEEDCIMIGDVPHAQIFRI